One window of Gammaproteobacteria bacterium genomic DNA carries:
- a CDS encoding helix-turn-helix transcriptional regulator — protein sequence MIPATGAMWRRGHIVSEITHSQTLVNLPPTTAAVLSRNRANIAVYAAIGAEPGVAVALEDLISDEQLRVESFNRRVLEPLGLGRILAIRVEDKLTGLCTEIALFRSLDDPPFGSEAKYLLARAAPLMIAAATQSYFLNAARPTARHWSRPTALVDSEGRVYHAQDSFLSMIQKHFPSWRGGPLPFDIPDDTMRSEITVGRLTVFVEVDKDLAYVRIWERGALEGLTDREREIADAIASGRSYKSVARDLDISPSTVSNHLQRIYTKLAVSSRDELASLVNTGAD from the coding sequence ATGATCCCGGCAACGGGGGCGATGTGGCGTCGCGGTCACATCGTGTCAGAAATCACGCACAGCCAGACGCTGGTCAATCTGCCGCCGACCACGGCGGCGGTGCTGTCGCGCAATCGCGCCAACATCGCCGTGTACGCGGCGATCGGCGCCGAGCCCGGTGTTGCAGTGGCGCTCGAAGACCTGATCAGCGACGAACAACTGCGTGTTGAGTCCTTCAACCGAAGAGTGCTGGAGCCACTCGGTCTGGGCCGTATCCTCGCCATTCGCGTGGAAGACAAACTCACCGGGCTGTGTACCGAGATCGCGCTGTTCCGCAGCCTTGATGATCCACCATTCGGCAGTGAGGCGAAGTACCTGCTGGCGCGCGCCGCGCCGCTGATGATCGCCGCCGCGACGCAGTCCTACTTCCTCAATGCCGCGCGCCCCACGGCCAGGCACTGGAGCCGGCCGACCGCGCTGGTGGACAGCGAGGGTCGCGTTTACCACGCGCAGGATTCGTTCCTGTCGATGATCCAGAAACATTTCCCAAGCTGGCGCGGCGGCCCCCTGCCGTTCGACATTCCGGACGACACCATGCGCAGCGAGATCACGGTGGGTCGCCTCACCGTGTTCGTGGAGGTCGACAAGGATCTGGCCTATGTCCGCATCTGGGAGCGTGGCGCACTTGAAGGCCTGACGGATCGGGAACGTGAGATCGCGGATGCGATCGCCTCGGGGCGCAGCTACAAGTCCGTGGCACGCGATCTCGACATCTCTCCGTCCACGGTCTCCAACCACCTGCAGCGCATCTACACCAAGCTGGCCGTGTCCAGTCGCGACGAACTGGCGTCTTTGGTCAACACCGGCGCCGACTGA
- a CDS encoding protein-glutamate O-methyltransferase CheR — MSSLHPSDLQDIEVRLFVQAMQLRYGYDFSGYSPASFKRRVRGATEHFGLATISQLTERALHDETVLTQLIARLSVPVTEMFRNPEVFQQLREDVLPWLSSFPQFNIWQAGCASGEEVYSLAILLEEAGLYDRALIYATDFNEHALDRAREGIYAARDARLFSENYQRAGGSGSLSDYYVAGYDHIKLDARLKRNITFANHNLTADGVFCEAHLILCRNVLIYFSDNLKDRVLTLFRDSLARGGYLCLGNKESLIFSTLADEFKPVSSGHAFYRLRSTNAV; from the coding sequence ATGAGTAGCCTCCATCCCTCGGACCTGCAGGACATCGAAGTCCGCCTGTTCGTGCAGGCCATGCAGCTGCGCTACGGCTACGATTTCAGCGGTTACTCGCCAGCCTCGTTCAAGCGCCGCGTGCGCGGTGCCACCGAACACTTCGGCCTGGCCACGATCTCGCAACTCACGGAACGCGCGTTGCATGACGAGACCGTGTTGACACAACTGATCGCGCGTCTGTCGGTGCCGGTGACGGAGATGTTCCGCAACCCGGAGGTGTTCCAGCAGCTGCGCGAGGACGTGCTGCCGTGGTTGTCGAGCTTTCCTCAGTTCAACATCTGGCAGGCCGGCTGCGCCAGCGGCGAGGAAGTGTATTCGCTGGCGATCCTGCTGGAGGAAGCCGGCCTCTACGACCGGGCCCTGATCTACGCCACCGACTTCAACGAGCACGCGCTGGACCGCGCCCGTGAGGGTATCTACGCGGCACGCGACGCGCGACTGTTCTCGGAGAACTACCAGCGCGCCGGCGGCAGTGGCTCGCTGTCCGACTACTACGTGGCCGGCTATGACCATATCAAGCTCGACGCACGTCTGAAGCGCAACATCACCTTCGCCAACCACAATCTCACGGCGGACGGCGTGTTCTGCGAGGCGCATCTGATTCTGTGCCGTAACGTGCTGATCTACTTTTCCGACAACCTCAAGGATCGCGTGCTGACGCTGTTTCGCGACAGCCTGGCGCGGGGGGGCTATCTGTGTCTCGGCAACAAGGAATCGCTGATATTTTCCACGCTGGCGGACGAGTTCAAGCCGGTGAGCAGCGGTCACGCCTTCTACAGGCTACGCAGCACGAATGCCGTCTAG
- a CDS encoding chemotaxis protein CheB: MPSRRYRAVVIGASLGGFHALRTLFAVLHGRFPWPVIAVLHTATEDVSDMAQLYAARTPLNVSEAPERVAPQAGNVYLAPGGMHLLIETDGRFAFSTEARVNFSRPSIDVLFDSAADVYRSGLIGVVLTGANDDGARGLSAIRSRGGLAIVQNPATAEAPSMPAAALDIAGADYVLDLEKVGPLLNRLAGLDA, translated from the coding sequence ATGCCGTCTAGACGGTATCGGGCAGTGGTCATTGGCGCTTCGCTGGGCGGCTTTCACGCCCTGCGAACGTTGTTCGCGGTCCTGCACGGCCGCTTTCCCTGGCCGGTGATCGCGGTCCTGCACACCGCAACCGAAGACGTGTCCGACATGGCCCAGCTGTACGCCGCACGGACGCCGCTGAACGTATCCGAGGCGCCGGAGCGGGTCGCGCCGCAGGCCGGCAATGTCTATCTCGCGCCGGGCGGCATGCACTTGCTGATCGAAACCGACGGACGGTTCGCATTCTCCACCGAGGCGCGCGTGAACTTTTCGAGACCGTCGATAGACGTGCTGTTCGACAGTGCCGCAGACGTCTATCGTTCCGGGCTGATCGGAGTCGTGCTGACAGGCGCCAACGATGACGGGGCCCGCGGGCTGTCCGCGATCCGCTCACGCGGCGGGCTGGCCATCGTCCAGAACCCCGCGACCGCGGAAGCGCCCAGCATGCCGGCTGCCGCGCTGGATATCGCCGGCGCGGACTATGTGCTCGACCTTGAGAAGGTCGGGCCGCTGCTCAATCGACTTGCAGGACTGGACGCATGA
- a CDS encoding diguanylate cyclase, giving the protein MEGTKPKILVVDDTPANLVAMRRLLSKVDAELVEANGGNEALAATLEHEFALILLDVQMPDIDGFEVASLLSEEESTRDTPLIFVTAASSDELNRLRGYRSGAVDYITKPINDMVLLSKVNIFLDLFRGRRELEVLLARLAEQNKQLEIEVTERRRLEALARHQAGHDPLTGLPNRMLFHDRLATAIERSHRSGHVFALAYIDIDGFKPVNDQHGHDAGDELLKSIAQRMRTMTRTEDTVARLGGDEFAVIMEGFVDQTTAALRLAEDICVSLREPYQLSAGEPATSVEVEVGASLGLALFPTNAVDADGLVRAADRAMYAAKRGGKNRCVVAD; this is encoded by the coding sequence ATGGAAGGGACCAAGCCGAAAATACTGGTCGTCGACGACACACCGGCCAATCTGGTCGCAATGCGTCGGCTGCTGTCCAAGGTCGATGCCGAACTGGTGGAGGCGAATGGAGGCAACGAGGCACTGGCGGCCACGCTGGAGCACGAGTTCGCACTGATTCTGCTCGACGTACAGATGCCTGATATCGACGGTTTCGAAGTAGCCAGCCTGCTATCCGAGGAGGAAAGCACGCGCGACACGCCGTTGATCTTCGTCACCGCCGCCAGCAGCGACGAACTCAACCGGCTGCGCGGCTACCGGTCCGGCGCTGTCGACTACATCACCAAGCCGATCAACGACATGGTGCTGCTGTCGAAGGTCAATATTTTCCTCGACCTGTTTCGTGGTCGCCGCGAACTGGAGGTGCTGCTGGCGAGGCTCGCCGAACAGAACAAGCAGTTGGAGATCGAGGTCACCGAACGTCGGCGGCTGGAGGCGCTGGCGCGCCATCAGGCCGGCCATGATCCACTGACCGGGCTACCCAACCGCATGTTGTTTCATGACCGGCTGGCGACGGCGATCGAGCGTAGCCACCGCAGTGGACACGTGTTCGCACTGGCCTACATCGACATCGACGGGTTCAAACCGGTCAATGATCAGCACGGGCACGATGCGGGCGACGAATTGCTCAAGAGCATCGCGCAGAGGATGCGAACGATGACGCGTACCGAAGACACGGTCGCTCGTCTGGGCGGAGACGAGTTCGCGGTGATCATGGAGGGCTTTGTCGACCAGACGACGGCGGCCTTGCGTCTGGCCGAGGACATCTGCGTGTCTTTGCGCGAGCCGTATCAGCTGAGCGCTGGTGAACCGGCGACCTCGGTCGAAGTCGAGGTCGGTGCAAGTCTCGGGCTTGCGCTGTTCCCGACCAACGCCGTGGATGCCGACGGCTTGGTACGGGCGGCCGATCGGGCGATGTACGCCGCCAAGCGCGGCGGCAAGAACCGCTGCGTCGTCGCCGACTGA